A region of Streptomyces sp. NBC_01267 DNA encodes the following proteins:
- the ruvC gene encoding crossover junction endodeoxyribonuclease RuvC, producing the protein MRVLGVDPGLTRCGVGVVDGVAGRPLKMLGVGVVRTPADADLGARLVEIERGVERWLDEYRPEVVAVERVFSQHNVRTVMGTAQASAVAMLCASRRGIPVALHTPSEVKAAVSGSGRADKAQVGAMVTRLLRLDAPPKPADAADALALAICHIWRAPAQNRLQQAVAAHRTLKGRTA; encoded by the coding sequence GTGCGGGTGCTTGGCGTGGATCCGGGGCTGACCAGATGTGGCGTCGGCGTGGTCGACGGCGTCGCTGGCCGCCCCCTGAAGATGCTGGGTGTGGGCGTTGTCCGGACACCCGCCGACGCCGATCTCGGCGCCCGGCTGGTGGAGATCGAGCGCGGCGTGGAACGGTGGCTGGACGAGTACCGTCCCGAGGTCGTAGCGGTGGAGAGAGTGTTCAGCCAGCACAACGTCCGTACGGTCATGGGCACCGCACAGGCCAGCGCGGTCGCGATGCTCTGCGCGTCCCGCCGCGGCATCCCCGTCGCCCTGCACACGCCCAGCGAGGTCAAGGCGGCCGTCTCCGGCAGTGGACGGGCCGACAAGGCCCAGGTCGGGGCGATGGTGACCCGGCTGCTGCGGCTCGACGCACCACCGAAACCCGCCGACGCCGCGGACGCCCTCGCCCTCGCCATCTGTCACATCTGGCGGGCCCCCGCCCAGAACCGGCTCCAGCAGGCCGTAGCCGCTC
- a CDS encoding YebC/PmpR family DNA-binding transcriptional regulator, with translation MSGHSKWATTKHKKAVVDAKRGKLFAKLIKNIEVAARTGGVDPEGNPTLVDAIQKAKKSSVPNKNIDSAVKRGGGLEAGGVDYQTIMYEGYGPNGVAVLIECLTDNRNRAASDVRVAMTRNGGSMADPGSVSYLFNRKGVVMVPKGVLAEDDVLGAVLEAGAEEVNDLGESYEVVSEATDMVAVRTALQEAGIDYDSAEANFMPTMQVELDEEGARKIFKLIDALEDSDDVQNVFANFDVSDEVMESLDA, from the coding sequence ATGTCCGGCCACTCTAAATGGGCTACGACGAAGCACAAGAAGGCCGTGGTTGATGCCAAGCGCGGCAAGCTCTTCGCGAAGCTGATCAAGAACATCGAGGTTGCCGCCCGGACCGGTGGCGTCGATCCGGAAGGCAACCCGACGCTCGTCGATGCCATCCAGAAGGCGAAGAAGAGTTCCGTCCCCAACAAGAACATCGACTCCGCGGTCAAGCGCGGCGGTGGTCTTGAGGCGGGCGGCGTCGACTACCAGACGATCATGTACGAGGGATACGGCCCCAACGGTGTCGCGGTGCTCATCGAGTGCCTCACCGACAACCGCAACCGTGCCGCGTCCGACGTCCGGGTCGCGATGACCCGCAACGGCGGCTCGATGGCCGACCCGGGTTCCGTCTCGTACCTCTTCAACCGCAAGGGGGTCGTCATGGTCCCCAAGGGCGTCCTCGCCGAGGACGACGTCCTCGGCGCGGTCCTGGAGGCGGGCGCCGAGGAGGTCAACGACCTGGGTGAGTCGTACGAGGTCGTCAGTGAGGCCACCGACATGGTCGCGGTCCGCACCGCGCTCCAGGAGGCCGGTATCGACTACGACTCGGCCGAGGCCAACTTCATGCCGACCATGCAGGTCGAGCTGGATGAAGAGGGCGCGCGCAAGATCTTCAAGCTGATCGACGCGCTGGAGGACAGCGACGACGTGCAGAACGTCTTCGCCAACTTCGACGTCTCGGACGAGGTCATGGAGAGCCTTGACGCCTGA
- the pdxT gene encoding pyridoxal 5'-phosphate synthase glutaminase subunit PdxT produces MTTPLIGVLALQGDVREHLTALAVADAQARPVRRPEELADLDGLVIPGGESTTMSKLAGLFGMLEPLRERIGSGLPVYGTCAGLIMLADKILDPRSGQETFGGIDMIVRRNAFGRQNESFEAAVAIPEIDGGPVEGVFIRAPWVESVGAGVQVLAEHGGHIVAVRQGRALATSFHPELTGDHRLHQYFTDMVRDAR; encoded by the coding sequence ATGACGACCCCGCTCATCGGTGTCCTCGCCCTCCAGGGCGACGTACGGGAACACCTGACCGCCCTGGCCGTGGCAGACGCCCAGGCCAGGCCGGTCCGGCGCCCCGAGGAGCTCGCGGACCTCGACGGCCTGGTCATCCCGGGTGGTGAGTCCACCACCATGTCCAAACTGGCCGGTCTCTTCGGCATGCTGGAGCCGCTGCGCGAGCGCATCGGGTCAGGGCTGCCGGTGTACGGCACCTGTGCGGGCCTGATCATGCTCGCCGACAAGATCCTCGACCCCCGCTCGGGCCAGGAGACCTTCGGCGGGATCGACATGATCGTCAGGCGCAACGCGTTCGGGCGTCAGAACGAGTCCTTCGAGGCCGCCGTCGCAATACCCGAGATCGACGGCGGTCCCGTCGAGGGCGTCTTCATCCGGGCCCCCTGGGTGGAGTCGGTCGGCGCCGGGGTCCAGGTGCTCGCGGAGCACGGCGGGCACATCGTCGCGGTGCGCCAGGGCCGTGCGCTGGCGACGTCGTTCCACCCGGAACTGACCGGGGACCACCGGCTGCACCAGTACTTCACGGACATGGTGCGCGACGCCCGGTGA